From the Glutamicibacter halophytocola genome, the window TCGCCGTTGCACCGAGACCTTGACTTTGGGAGCGCGTTGCAATGGCAAGCCGTCGATCACTGCCTGCACCCGCGCCTGCGCGTTGTCCTGCACGCGCTGGACCGAGTGGGCCGGAGTCTGCACTCTCACGTGCACCAGGGCCGGGCTGGTTTTCACCCTCGCCCTGGTGACCGAATCGGTTCGTTCAACCTCATGCCCCACCAAGGTCGATATTCCCCGGCATGAGATTGCCTGTTCCGATCGAGCTGAAGGATCGTCGCTGGTGAGCAGGATGCTCTGCCGGCGCCCCGGAATCAGCGCACTGAGCATCAGCACCAGGCCGAGCACCACAAGGACCGCCATGGCGATCACTGCCAG encodes:
- a CDS encoding DUF6286 domain-containing protein, with product MNRFWHVRSARTLTLAISFAILLAASMILALCCILRLADGRWPGTAEQGIDALRGLRFNDNLAVIAMAVLVVLGLVLMLSALIPGRRQSILLTSDDPSARSEQAISCRGISTLVGHEVERTDSVTRARVKTSPALVHVRVQTPAHSVQRVQDNAQARVQAVIDGLPLQRAPKVKVSVQRRGGN